The genomic window TTCTTTGAAGCCCATTTGAATAATCATTTCCAAATCGGATAGTTTTTCATGTTTAATAACAACATCCACAAAAGTAGAACCGTCTTTTTCAGTGAAAGTCACGTCCCAGTCAGAACGTGGGAATTCTTTGTTTAGGTTTCCTTCGCTGTCGCTAAAAGCATCTAAGTATTTAAAATTGCTTTTCGGACTAATTGAAGTAAAATCAGCAATAGCCCAATGCTCTTCGCCTTCTGGTCCAAGCATGGCATATAATCTTCGTCCGCCTTCTTTAAACTCCATGCTTTTTGTTTTGGCTTTCCACGGA from Flavobacterium sp. KACC 22763 includes these protein-coding regions:
- a CDS encoding SRPBCC family protein is translated as MKSNLLMNFTVDKENKTVNVKREFNASLSQVWSAWTEAQILDLWWAPAPWKAKTKSMEFKEGGRRLYAMLGPEGEEHWAIADFTSISPKSNFKYLDAFSDSEGNLNKEFPRSDWDVTFTEKDGSTFVDVVIKHEKLSDLEMIIQMGFKEGFTIAMEGLDAIFAEKK